Genomic DNA from Rubripirellula tenax:
TCGGTGGTCGTCACGATTCGTTTGGACGAAATCAGTGCCGTCGCACCAATACTCATGATGTGAAGGATTCGAACTACGTTTCAAAACGCGTCCGATCAGAAATTCAGTCGCCCTGCGTAAGGCCTCGTGGTTGCTTGTGGTGTCATCGAACGACCCGTACGGGCAGTCTCTCCATCGGTGAAGGATTCGCGAGAACTGCTCATCCGCGTTGAGACAGTTTTCCGTTCGGCAATCATCGCGAGTCGGAGTCTTCATGATCAGATGGCAGAACGGTAGCGATATGCGGGCCGGGAGGAACAGTTTTCCATTTCGCAAATCACGCAAGCCCGGCTCCGTATCATCGCATGGTTCGCACGGGTTTTGACGCGATCTTGCACCAAGCTCTTACGAGGCACGGAGTATAGCATCCCAACGGATTGCGGCAAACGCAGTTCGCAATTTGACCAGCGCGCCAAACGCGGCGGCGAAACCGACCAAGTGATTCTGCATATTGCAGTGCAATCGGTGTTGTGCAGCAATCGCAATACGTTTGATTCGGACGCAGGTTGTCGAACATCAGGTGCGAACCCCGAACGGAAAACGCTGCGGCAGTTTGTTTGTCGCTGGCCGTGATAGCGTTCAAAACCAAACGGGTGCCATGAAAGGTGTGCGAACGGCAGTCGTAACCGGGCGACCGCCCAAAACTTTCCATTTGTAAACTCGCTGCCGGTCGCTCCGGTTCACGACATGGTTCGCCGCCGGTATCGGCACGAACGTTCGGATCAAGCAGAACAGTTGTCAAGTACCGAAAACCGACGACACTACAGCATACGCGACGACAAGTGCGGGAGAAAGCACGAACAGTTTGAATCCCCACCCGGTGGTCTGCCAATTCGATTGAAGGACATTCGCAGTGAACCAAATTGCGAATACTGCCGGGACAGCAATGGCCAACCCGATGATTGGTCCAATGTTCACGCGCGACAGTCGCTCCATGATGTCGGGGTCGGAGTAGAGAAGCCGATCAGTGATGAGAAATACAAGCGGGCCAACCGACCATGCCAGTACCGACAAAAAGCCGACCAGCCATCGCTTGCGGCGGATACGAACGGGCTTAGTTTGATGCGGAGTTGACGGCGCATACGGATTTGATGAACGCATTCGTGTGAGTGTTATACCGCGCAGATTCAACGACCGTCGGCGAACGGTGGCCATCACCGGGTGGCGGCGGTTGACGTGACTTCAAAAAAACGTGACCACCGCCACTCCGGTGCATGGCATGGTTATCGGCATTTATGGACGGGCGTTGATCGAGTGCCGGGCAGTCACGACCACGCCGCCACAGTTTAGCGGGCGCTGGTTCACGCGGCAAGCAATTCAGCGTTGACCGGGTCGGCAAGTAAACGGGCATTGCCTTCCGGCGGTGCTTGATGGCGGTGAACGAAGGATCGAAAACGTTGTTGTTGGACCAGCAAACGACAACAGCGAACACAATCAAGAATTGCGAGCGGCTTGGACGGAGCAAATCGCCAACAGAGGATTAAGGCGTTTGGATCGGCGAGTCGCTAACGCAACAGCCGAAAGACGCGCCTAAAACCAAGCGTTGCAGCAATCGTTTGTGCAAGCAAACACGCGGAACATCTGAGGGGTCAGTCCGATAACGTTACCGATCAGCCGGTCGCGGCGGTTGACCTTCCATTTGAAAACGCCCGGCTACCGCGACTCGGTTGCATCGGATGGTTCCCCGCTCTCGTCTGCACGGCGATCGGGGGCACTGCTTAAGTGTACCGTCAATCTCCATCGTCGTTCTTCAAATAGCGCCGAGTTTGCGAGTACAGGATCACAAGCGAGAGCATACCGAACGCTGTAACCAACAGTCCCTGCAGGATGCTTGCGAACGAGTTATCGTGTCCTGTCAAGAAACAAATCGGCAACGCGAAGACGCCAAAAGACATTGGCAAAAAGATCAGCCAAACGCCAATGAGTACAAGTTTTGTTCTGGGTGCAGTTGCGAGAGCGCTATATTTGGGCACGAAATTGTCGTGAATCACGTCTTGGTTGATCCGCTCGCCAAGAGGTGTGTAGGATGTCGATTCCTCAGTGTCAGGATTAGTCATCAGTTTTGACTGCCACTCTCTGTCGGGGAACGACACGCATCAGCGGGCCGGCGCGAGACGCTTTGATTTCAAAACCGACCCGACCGCTGGCTCCGTTGCATGCGATTGTTCGCCGAGTTTCACTCCCAGTGTAAATTTCCAGATTTCACGACGCGACACTCTGTAAGGTCAAAGGACGTCGCGCCCGGTGTTCCGTCCCTATTCACCTTGATCGTAATTGGTGAGGCAGAGACTGGAACGGTGCACTCGTAGGTCGTGTATCCGCCTTCGATCTCCGGAGTGTATAAGAATGTCAAATGACTGTCCTTAACTTCGATCGTCTCGAGCGTGACCGATCCCTGGCCGATACCAAAACTTTGTCTTTGGCGGGGTGGAATCCGGGTATCCAGGGAAACAACCCCGCCTGCTTCGTCAAAGTTGATAGCGCTGACCGATTGCGATGGCTCGGCATCCGCGATGATCGTCGAAGAAACATCCGTGGGCGTACTGGCAGATTGTCCGCAACCGTATGCGAAGACAAGTGACAGTAACAAAGTGGTACGGAACACGGTGAATCCTCTGTTTGTCGGCGAACGGTAGTGATCAGCGGGGACGGGCGAACGACTTGCAAGCAGACGAGAAAGCGGACCACCCGTCCTCCGTTGCATCACATGGTTATTTGCTTTTTTCGGCATCAATCCGCGGCACAGCAGCTGTTGATGACACGATCTCTGGAAGGTTGTTTATGTGAATATCCATACCCGCCAATACAGCACGGATATCCACGTCAACGCCCATTTCAGTTAGCTCGCGACATAACTTAGTTGCGCGCTCGAGCGAGGAGAGATATAGTTCCGCTTGTTTCTGCTTCACGTCGATTGAGTGCAACTCTGATTCTTGCCGATGCCGATGATCTTGCTCCCGCTCGTCGAGCTTGAGCCTTCCAATTTTATCAAGTACCTCGGACAAGATTTGCTGCGCTCTCGCAGCTTCTTGCGCGGACTTCCCTTTTAACCAAGTTCGGCCTGAGCTAGACAAGTCAGTGAAAACTCCTGGTAGGGCTTCCTTGAGGTCTGTCAGCAGTTCCTCGACGAGTCCTGCGCGGTCGGCTGACTCCTTCTCTGTCAATCCGATCTGGATGATTTCCTTTTGTTCATCGCTCATCGTGTGGGCGCTCCTTCCAAGGTCATCACTCCGGCATCTGATTGATCTTCGCGAACAGTCAGTCCGGAACCACCTGCGCCGATGTGCATTCCGTTCAGGGCGACGTAAAGCTCGGCGAGTTTCTCGCCAACCAATTGTTCATCACAAAACTCCGGCAATGCGATGCAAATAGAGACAGAGTCGGTTTCCATGGTCGGTGCTTCGCCCACTTCCGCGTCAACAATACCTGTAGCGAGCCAACGTTCAGCTTTCCTCATCGCTTCAGACGCGAATTCTTCAATGCGCTCTGTTGTTTCCTTGAACACATGTGAAACCTCTTCCAGTGTGTAGTCGTATCCGTCGCCAAGTCCGGAGAGAAGCTTCACAATCTCGCGTTCGCGATACGAGAGTCGTTTCAGAACAGCGGACCGTCCTGCTTCAGGAATCTGCTTGAATTCAGTTAAGTTCATATGATTTCGACACAAATAACGGTTGACATCACCGGGTGGCGGCGAAACGCTTGCAAGCAGACGAAAACGGCAACCACCGCCACTCCGGTGCATGTCTTGGTTATCCGAATATGCCATCGAGCAGCTGCTTTACGCCATCGACCAAATCGAGCGAAAGCTCAGACATTGGATTCGGGTAGCAGTAAGCAAGAAACGCCGACCCTACAAGAATAGCGTGAAACGAGAACAACGCAACGTCGATTGAACCGTGAAACGAAAGCAGACAAATGAACGCGATAAGACCAACCAGAGATCCACCAATCGAGCCAACGACCATGCCCGCAATGCGATCCGAGCGAGTTGCCGTCGTATGATTCCTGTCGGTCTGACACAGTGCTCCAGGCATGAAGACGATTAGGAATGACGCGACGGCGAACGTAATGCCCCCAATCGCGAAGAGTACGCTGGAAATTACAGCCACGGGTCGAGCGATGCCCGAGAAGTAGCCGAGTAATCCAGCAAGCAACGAGAATGCAAGTAGGTCAAGCGCGAAGACAAGCGAGGCAACGGCAATGATGCACCGCAGGACGAAGGAGCTAATAATGCGATGTGAAGGGCTCAAGCGTAGCTTTGGGTCAGTCGGATAACGTTTCACATCACCGGGTGGCGGCGATTGACGTGATTTCGAGAAAACGCGACCACCGCCACTCCGGTGCATGTGTTGGTTATCGGCATTTATGGACGGGCGTTGATCGAGTGCCGGGCAGTGACGACCACGCCGCCACGGTTTAGCGGGCGATGGTTCACGCGGAAAGCAATCGGGAGTTGACCGGGTCGGCAAGTAAACGGGCATTGCCTTCCAACGGTGCCTGTTGACGGTGACCGAAGGATCGAAAACGTTGTCGTTGGATCAGCAAACGACAACAGCGAGCACCATCAAGAATTACGAGCGGCTTGGAGGGAGGAAATCGCAAACGGAGGATCAATACGTTTGAATCGCAAATTCGCTAACGCAAATGCCGAACGACAACTTTCCAATCGGGCGTTGCAGTAATCGTTTGTGCAAGCAAATAAGCGGAACATCTGCGGAGTCAGTCCGATAACGGCAATGATCACCGAGCCGCCGGAGTTATCATTGCTTCAAAACACGCGCCGTCGGCGGCTTCGCGTGCATCATATTGTTATCCGACGTTGTGACGGAAAGGGGTTTTGTTCGGAATCGAGTTGTTGGTGCATCGCAGTGCAACAAGTATCAACGGGCCCTCCGTTGTCGTCAACAAGGCGATTCAGATAAAGCGTGCATTTCAAGAGAGTTTGTAACTGCAAGATATTGAATCCCGGATCGCCGTGCTCCAGTTGATAGGCAATAGTGTAGGAAAGCGACCAATCAGGCTCTGGTTGTGAAACCAGCGTTGCGATTGCGGCGGGTATATAGAATTGTTTGGCGCCTTCGTCCATGAAGCAGAACCCTCCATTGGCACGGTCTATACGAGACAGAAGGATTTGGTTTCCAATCAAATCTGTCCATGTGATTCCAACTGTTGGATCTGATTTTCGTGCCGCGAGGCGTTCTTCTGCGTCTCCGTATGCGTCTAGAACTACCGATTCGTCCCAAGAGACACTGTCACCGAGCATGCGTTCGGGGAAAACATCCAGAAGATCTTGAACAAGGGAAGCTGCATTCATTGATAGTCGGATAACGTCTAAAATCACCCGGTCGCGACGAGAGATTCTCCATAGTCAAAACGCCCGACTTCGCGACTCGGGTGCATTTTTTTGTTATCCTGCGGTTGCGGCAGCGGATTGAAGTTGTGCAAGTTGATCCGGAAACACGTTTTGATCTCCGATTCCGACAATTAGCCGAACAACCTGCTCGGCAACCAATGCCGGATCAGCATTGAAGCGGTTACGAAGTTCGGGAGCCATGGTTGCATTAACGATTTCCATTGGTACTGCCCGGTCCTCCTCATCTGCATTGATGTAATTTGACGCAAGTTTAGTCAAGGTAGCAATATCCGGGGCGTCAAGTTCACCGCGAATTTGGCATACCAACATCAGTTCGTCGGTTTTGAGATTTCGCCAGTGGTGATCAATTGATGCGAAGAATTCCCGATCCACGCGATTGAACTGTTGAAATGCTTCTGTGTAGTTTCCAGCGTCAAAAAACTGGTATCCAAGATAAAGCGGTACCCAGGGAAAGTCGGGATCAATCTGTTCAGTTTTACGTAACCACTCGACGCAATT
This window encodes:
- a CDS encoding sigma factor-like helix-turn-helix DNA-binding protein; amino-acid sequence: MNLTEFKQIPEAGRSAVLKRLSYREREIVKLLSGLGDGYDYTLEEVSHVFKETTERIEEFASEAMRKAERWLATGIVDAEVGEAPTMETDSVSICIALPEFCDEQLVGEKLAELYVALNGMHIGAGGSGLTVREDQSDAGVMTLEGAPTR
- a CDS encoding tetratricopeptide repeat protein, with protein sequence MPDTSSMHERLSDLIWEAQGETDHDVANRLFVDAEQLAKQILDLEPNDSRATYAIALTWYHRWPPADRQNCVEWLRKTEQIDPDFPWVPLYLGYQFFDAGNYTEAFQQFNRVDREFFASIDHHWRNLKTDELMLVCQIRGELDAPDIATLTKLASNYINADEEDRAVPMEIVNATMAPELRNRFNADPALVAEQVVRLIVGIGDQNVFPDQLAQLQSAAATAG